The Clostridioides difficile genome has a segment encoding these proteins:
- a CDS encoding pyridoxal phosphate-dependent aminotransferase — translation MNYNFNEIIDRGNNFSAKWSEMNKKYGTNDLLPMWVADMDFKAAPCIIDALRNRLEQDIYGYTTRPDSYNESIVNWLDKRHNWKIKREWLVYSPGVIPAISLLINELTKENDKIMIQEPVYSPFNSVVKNNNRELVISPLQKLENGDYIMDYEDIESKIKDVKLFILCNPHNPVGRVWTKDELKKLGDICLKYGVKVISDEIHSDIIFKNHKHIPMASVSKDFEKNTITCMAPTKTFNIAGLQSSYVVLPDEKDYKLLDNAFTRIDIKRNNCFSLVATEASYNNGEPWLDSFLEYLESNIDFAIKYINENMPKLKVRKPEGTYLLWVDFSELGLSDEELGNLLVKKAKVALNQGNSFGIGGSGYQRINLACPRSMVEEALIRIKNAIN, via the coding sequence ATGAATTACAATTTTAATGAAATTATTGATAGAGGTAATAATTTTTCAGCCAAATGGTCAGAGATGAATAAAAAATATGGTACTAATGATTTGCTTCCTATGTGGGTAGCTGATATGGATTTTAAAGCTGCACCATGTATAATTGATGCATTAAGAAATAGATTAGAACAAGATATTTATGGTTATACAACAAGACCAGATTCTTACAATGAATCTATAGTAAATTGGTTGGATAAAAGACATAATTGGAAGATAAAAAGAGAATGGTTAGTTTATAGCCCAGGTGTTATACCAGCCATAAGCCTTTTAATAAATGAGCTTACAAAAGAAAATGATAAAATAATGATACAAGAACCAGTTTATAGCCCTTTTAATAGTGTTGTAAAGAATAATAATAGAGAACTAGTTATAAGTCCACTACAAAAACTAGAAAATGGAGACTATATAATGGACTATGAAGATATTGAAAGTAAAATCAAAGATGTAAAATTGTTTATACTTTGCAATCCTCACAATCCAGTTGGAAGAGTATGGACAAAGGATGAACTAAAGAAACTAGGAGATATTTGCCTTAAATATGGTGTAAAGGTTATATCAGATGAAATACACAGTGACATTATATTTAAAAATCATAAACATATACCTATGGCATCTGTATCTAAAGATTTTGAAAAAAATACAATTACTTGTATGGCACCAACTAAAACTTTTAATATAGCAGGTCTTCAATCTTCATATGTTGTACTACCTGATGAAAAAGATTATAAATTGTTAGATAACGCATTTACTAGAATTGATATAAAGAGAAATAACTGTTTTAGTTTAGTTGCAACAGAAGCTTCATATAACAATGGTGAGCCTTGGCTAGATTCATTCTTAGAGTACTTAGAATCTAATATAGATTTCGCTATAAAATATATAAATGAAAATATGCCAAAACTTAAAGTCAGAAAACCAGAAGGTACTTATTTATTATGGGTAGATTTTAGCGAACTTGGACTAAGTGATGAAGAATTAGGAAATCTGTTAGTAAAAAAAGCTAAAGTTGCCTTAAATCAAGGAAATAGTTTTGGTATTGGAGGAAGCGGATATCAAAGAATAAACTTAGCTTGTCCAAGAAGCATGGTTGAAGAAGCTCTTATAAGAATTAAAAATGCAATTAACTAA
- a CDS encoding sigma 54-interacting transcriptional regulator, producing the protein MKQIELAIVSLKKDAGKIYEDQIRQFLGDNIKINLYSFEEGNLKFFKEKLILLSAYLKYDEIAKLSHHDAQIIVPKLTFEKNSIDMISKLEKNKTIYVYNLSKDMSIETISLIHRLGIDNINILPCYPEIEFTPTDAIILTPGEKILPNFKNCEVIDLKYRIIDLSCIVEIATKTKLKHLIKDDLIKKYVEKIIPTSYSTGELLLDANKFERQFDLLLSIIDDGIICTNNDGIIQFYNHIARKILSINANEMIDVFIGECIKDINFQNILNNKTPFYEKLIKINHIDINLEIKHIQLNVFDGFILKMTKFSQLEKKQAKLRAQLVNSGNVSKYTFDDILGSSIQTINTKKISNKMAQSNSSILIIGESGTGKELFAQSIHSASKRNCGPFVAVNCSTFQESLLQSELFGYDEGAFTGAKKGGKMGLFELANNGTIFLDEIGEMDLNSQSKLLRVIQEKQVRRIGSNNVIDIDVRIIAATNRNLKELVSKGKFRRDLYFRLNVLPLKIHPLRERPNDIFEIFESLKYDIPCNFNLSDEVKEIFKIYKWEGNVRELRNLGEYFCYLGKDVIEICDLPEYILDTIDENYSKTVCNKVLEKIPKYQFNINKDKDFIKHNYDFKRPLDEYIFILDNLNKAYDLKERIGRKSLYKIALNEDRFLTEQQIRNILLELQEFGLVNILVGRGGSVITLKGIEFLKKINGFNDANSSTI; encoded by the coding sequence ATGAAACAAATAGAATTAGCTATTGTAAGCTTAAAAAAAGATGCTGGAAAAATTTATGAAGACCAAATAAGACAATTTCTAGGTGACAACATAAAAATAAACTTATACTCATTTGAAGAGGGAAATCTCAAATTTTTTAAAGAAAAACTAATCCTTTTATCTGCTTATTTAAAATATGATGAAATAGCAAAATTATCTCATCATGATGCTCAAATTATCGTTCCTAAGTTGACATTTGAAAAGAATAGTATAGATATGATATCTAAATTAGAAAAAAATAAAACTATTTATGTATATAATCTAAGTAAGGATATGTCTATAGAGACAATCTCTTTAATACATAGACTAGGAATAGACAATATTAATATCTTACCCTGCTATCCAGAAATAGAATTTACTCCTACTGATGCCATAATCCTAACTCCTGGAGAAAAAATCTTGCCCAATTTTAAAAATTGTGAAGTTATAGACTTAAAATATAGAATAATAGATTTAAGTTGCATTGTTGAAATTGCCACAAAAACTAAGTTAAAACATCTAATAAAAGATGATTTAATAAAAAAATATGTAGAAAAAATAATTCCTACAAGCTATAGTACAGGCGAATTATTGTTAGATGCCAATAAATTTGAAAGGCAATTTGATTTGTTGTTGTCTATAATTGATGATGGAATTATATGCACAAATAATGATGGAATTATACAATTTTATAATCATATAGCTAGGAAAATTTTATCTATAAATGCAAATGAAATGATTGATGTATTTATTGGCGAATGTATAAAAGATATTAACTTTCAAAACATATTAAACAATAAAACTCCATTTTATGAGAAATTAATTAAGATAAATCACATTGACATAAATTTAGAGATTAAACATATACAATTGAATGTATTTGATGGTTTTATATTAAAAATGACTAAGTTTTCTCAATTAGAAAAAAAACAAGCTAAATTAAGAGCACAACTAGTAAACTCTGGTAATGTCAGTAAATATACTTTTGATGACATATTAGGTTCTAGTATACAAACTATTAACACTAAAAAAATTTCTAATAAAATGGCTCAATCAAACTCATCAATCTTAATAATTGGTGAAAGTGGTACTGGTAAAGAATTATTTGCACAATCCATTCACAGTGCTTCTAAAAGAAATTGTGGGCCTTTTGTAGCAGTAAATTGCAGCACTTTTCAAGAAAGTTTACTGCAAAGTGAATTATTTGGTTATGATGAAGGTGCATTTACTGGAGCTAAAAAAGGTGGGAAAATGGGTTTATTTGAATTAGCAAACAATGGAACTATATTCTTAGATGAAATTGGTGAGATGGATTTAAATTCTCAATCTAAATTACTCAGAGTTATACAGGAAAAACAGGTAAGGCGTATTGGTTCAAATAATGTTATTGACATTGATGTAAGAATAATTGCTGCTACTAATAGAAATTTAAAAGAGCTTGTATCTAAAGGTAAGTTTAGAAGAGATTTGTATTTTAGGTTAAATGTTCTTCCTCTTAAAATACATCCTCTTAGAGAAAGACCTAATGATATATTTGAAATTTTCGAATCACTAAAGTATGATATACCATGCAATTTTAATCTAAGTGACGAAGTTAAGGAAATTTTCAAAATATATAAATGGGAAGGAAATGTAAGAGAATTAAGAAACTTAGGAGAATATTTCTGTTATCTTGGAAAAGATGTTATAGAAATATGTGACTTACCTGAATATATATTAGATACTATAGATGAAAATTATAGCAAAACTGTATGTAATAAAGTGCTAGAAAAAATACCTAAATACCAATTTAACATTAATAAGGACAAAGACTTTATCAAACATAACTATGATTTTAAAAGACCATTAGATGAGTATATCTTTATATTGGATAATTTAAATAAAGCTTATGACTTAAAAGAACGAATTGGCAGAAAAAGCTTATACAAAATAGCTTTAAACGAAGATAGATTTTTGACAGAACAACAAATTAGAAATATCCTTTTAGAGTTACAAGAATTTGGACTTGTAAATATACTTGTTGGTCGTGGCGGCTCAGTTATAACACTTAAAGGAATCGAGTTTCTAAAAAAAATAAATGGGTTTAATGACGCAAACAGTTCAACCATTTAA
- a CDS encoding metal-sensitive transcriptional regulator, whose amino-acid sequence MEERKLAPNNEREALIKRLKRIEGQVKGIQKMVEEERYCVDILVQISAIRSAINKVGTIILENHIKGCVAESIKHDDSEKTEEMIKELMDTINKFTK is encoded by the coding sequence ATGGAAGAAAGAAAATTAGCACCAAATAATGAGCGAGAAGCTCTTATAAAAAGATTAAAAAGAATAGAAGGTCAAGTTAAAGGGATACAAAAGATGGTAGAAGAGGAGCGTTATTGTGTTGATATATTAGTTCAAATATCTGCTATAAGGTCTGCTATAAATAAAGTAGGCACAATTATTTTGGAAAATCACATAAAAGGATGTGTAGCAGAAAGTATCAAACATGATGATAGTGAAAAAACTGAAGAGATGATAAAAGAACTTATGGATACCATAAATAAATTTACAAAATAA
- a CDS encoding SoxR reducing system RseC family protein, translated as MNQQGFIMEIVDDRTAKLKMQRHSACAACGKCATADSSESKEILVEVDNTIGAKVGDHVEVSMDNMNVLKAAAMAYIIPLVALLVGTIGTFYILGAIGMTSGVEAISGLVGICLTVICYLYLKKNDKKFRDSREFIPVITRILIDL; from the coding sequence ATGAATCAACAAGGATTTATTATGGAGATTGTTGATGATAGAACTGCAAAATTAAAAATGCAAAGACACTCAGCTTGTGCTGCTTGTGGAAAATGTGCTACTGCAGACTCATCAGAGTCAAAAGAGATATTAGTAGAGGTAGACAATACAATTGGTGCTAAGGTTGGTGACCATGTAGAAGTGAGTATGGATAATATGAATGTATTAAAAGCAGCTGCGATGGCTTATATAATACCTCTTGTAGCACTTCTTGTTGGAACAATAGGAACCTTTTATATATTGGGAGCAATTGGCATGACATCTGGTGTTGAAGCTATAAGTGGATTAGTTGGGATTTGTCTTACAGTAATTTGTTATTTGTATTTGAAAAAAAATGATAAAAAATTTAGAGATAGCAGAGAATTTATACCAGTAATCACAAGAATCTTAATTGACCTTTAA
- a CDS encoding threonine/serine exporter family protein, translating into MTDMSMILHFLFSGIATAGFAVFFNAPLYLLLPAGITGGVGWIVYVYLFNFTTNSIFAGFIAAALVSACSEILARKLKQPAIVFVIPGILPLIPGIGLYNTMLSLIQKNYDLAMSKGTDALFLSAAISLGVLVVTSFVRTLNLLKIRKNFIPQRKSK; encoded by the coding sequence ATGACTGATATGTCGATGATTTTACATTTTTTATTTTCAGGTATTGCAACTGCTGGATTTGCTGTTTTCTTTAATGCACCACTTTATCTACTTCTTCCAGCTGGAATAACTGGTGGAGTTGGTTGGATTGTGTATGTATATTTATTTAATTTTACTACAAACTCGATTTTTGCAGGTTTTATAGCTGCTGCTTTGGTTTCAGCATGTAGTGAGATATTAGCCAGAAAGCTAAAGCAACCAGCTATTGTATTTGTAATTCCAGGGATTCTTCCTCTGATACCAGGGATTGGATTATACAATACAATGTTATCTTTAATTCAAAAAAATTATGATTTAGCAATGTCAAAAGGTACTGATGCACTATTTTTAAGTGCTGCAATATCACTTGGTGTATTGGTTGTAACTTCTTTTGTAAGAACATTAAACCTTTTAAAAATCAGAAAAAATTTTATTCCTCAAAGAAAATCAAAGTAA
- a CDS encoding threonine/serine exporter family protein: MNQNEELEYKKNILKLALFVGELMIKNGAETSRVEDSVLRICRSRGFYHVNIFTTPTVIIISDEKFDGFSFMKTIQSRGINLNKISLLNSFSREFVNDKEYDIDTAIARLYEIQEVKPYPLWLFYSCTGIASACFACLLGGNYLLNFILTFIIAIFAAITYDKTMKISAISAFSCLVSSFLIALSGVLLVEIGILNDPKMLIVGAIMPLLPGVAFIKAIRDLISGNLISGISRAFDAAMIIIAIASGVGFVLDTWYRIGGPF; encoded by the coding sequence ATGAATCAAAATGAGGAACTTGAATATAAAAAAAATATTCTAAAACTAGCTCTATTTGTAGGGGAACTTATGATAAAAAATGGAGCTGAAACATCTAGGGTTGAAGACAGTGTCCTTAGAATATGTAGGTCAAGAGGATTTTATCATGTAAATATTTTTACAACTCCTACAGTAATAATTATTTCAGATGAAAAATTTGATGGCTTTTCTTTTATGAAAACGATTCAATCAAGAGGTATAAACTTAAATAAGATATCTTTATTAAACAGTTTTTCTCGAGAATTTGTAAATGATAAAGAGTATGATATTGATACTGCTATCGCACGTCTTTATGAAATACAAGAGGTAAAACCTTATCCTTTATGGCTGTTTTACTCTTGTACAGGAATTGCATCTGCTTGCTTTGCTTGTTTGCTTGGAGGGAATTATTTATTAAATTTTATTCTTACGTTTATAATCGCAATATTTGCTGCAATTACTTATGATAAAACCATGAAGATAAGTGCAATATCTGCATTTTCTTGTTTAGTATCTTCTTTTTTAATAGCACTTTCAGGAGTTTTACTGGTTGAAATAGGTATTTTGAATGACCCTAAAATGCTCATAGTTGGAGCAATAATGCCACTACTCCCAGGAGTTGCTTTTATAAAAGCCATTAGAGATTTAATATCAGGTAATTTAATATCAGGAATTTCTCGTGCTTTCGATGCTGCTATGATTATTATTGCAATTGCTTCTGGAGTCGGCTTTGTCCTTGATACATGGTATAGAATTGGAGGTCCTTTCTAA
- a CDS encoding serine hydroxymethyltransferase, producing the protein MFENLKKADPEIYESMKRELKRQQRNIELIASENIVSVPVMETMGSHLTNKYAEGYSGKRYYGGCEYIDEVETLAIDRIKKIFGAEHANVQPHSGANANIGVYFAMLKPGDVVMGMNLSQGGHLTHGAPVNISGQYYKFYEYGIDRDSGLIDFDDVRKIAHEVKPKMIVAGASAYPREIDFKKFREIADEVGALLMVDMAHIAGLVAAGLHQNPCEVADFVTTTTHKTLRGPRGGVILCKEKYAKAIDKAIFPGIQGGPLEHIIASKAVCFKEALSDEFKTYQQQVAKNAKALAEELLKRDFKLISGGTDNHLILLDLTNKNITGKAAEKRLDDAYITANKNTIPFDPNGALVTSGIRLGTPAVTTRGMKEEDMAVIAEAIDLCLTYDEESKARTLVVGLTEKYPLYEEYNIMD; encoded by the coding sequence ATGTTTGAGAACTTGAAAAAAGCGGACCCTGAGATTTATGAAAGTATGAAAAGAGAGTTAAAAAGACAACAAAGGAATATTGAGTTGATAGCATCTGAAAATATAGTATCAGTTCCAGTGATGGAAACTATGGGAAGTCATCTTACTAATAAGTATGCAGAAGGTTACTCAGGCAAAAGATATTATGGTGGATGTGAGTACATAGATGAAGTTGAAACTCTTGCAATAGATAGAATTAAAAAGATATTTGGAGCAGAGCATGCTAATGTGCAACCTCATTCTGGAGCAAATGCAAATATTGGTGTATATTTTGCTATGCTAAAACCAGGCGATGTTGTTATGGGAATGAATTTATCTCAAGGTGGGCATTTAACTCATGGTGCTCCAGTTAATATTTCTGGTCAATATTATAAATTTTATGAATATGGAATAGATAGAGATAGTGGACTTATAGATTTTGATGATGTTAGAAAAATAGCACACGAAGTAAAGCCTAAAATGATAGTTGCAGGAGCAAGTGCATATCCTAGAGAGATAGATTTTAAAAAATTTAGAGAAATAGCTGATGAGGTTGGAGCATTACTTATGGTAGATATGGCTCATATAGCAGGTCTTGTAGCTGCTGGTCTTCATCAAAATCCATGTGAAGTAGCTGATTTTGTTACAACAACAACTCATAAAACTTTAAGAGGGCCTCGTGGAGGAGTTATTCTTTGTAAAGAAAAATATGCTAAAGCTATAGATAAAGCAATATTCCCTGGAATTCAAGGGGGACCTCTTGAACATATAATTGCATCTAAAGCAGTATGTTTCAAAGAAGCTTTAAGTGATGAATTTAAAACATACCAACAACAGGTTGCTAAAAATGCGAAAGCTTTAGCTGAAGAACTTCTTAAGAGAGATTTTAAATTAATTTCTGGAGGAACAGATAATCATTTAATATTATTAGATTTAACTAATAAAAATATAACTGGTAAAGCAGCAGAAAAAAGATTAGATGATGCTTATATAACTGCTAATAAAAACACAATACCATTTGATCCAAATGGTGCACTTGTTACAAGTGGAATAAGACTTGGTACACCAGCTGTAACTACTAGAGGCATGAAAGAAGAAGATATGGCAGTAATTGCTGAGGCTATAGACCTATGCTTAACTTATGATGAAGAATCTAAGGCAAGAACATTGGTTGTTGGTTTAACTGAAAAGTATCCTCTATATGAAGAATATAATATTATGGATTAA
- a CDS encoding UDP-diphospho-muramoylpentapeptide beta-N-acetylglucosaminyltransferase produces MKVLILTGKFGMGHYSASNSLSEDIKTKFNNSEIIIKDIFEYIMPNYSDRMYKTFSILVNRGSSLYNLFYKCTENGKKDIKFTFSDYFLTKLDKLLNEIQPTVVISTFPFCSQVVSRYKEKYNSNLPLITCITDISSHSEWISKNTDCYLVASESTKEELILKGIDEDKVKVNGIPVKKEFKNIEHISHLDKKNILIMGGGLGLLPKSEQFYKDLNSLEGVKTTVITGNNKKMYYKLYNRYENIEVVGYTNEVYKYMENANLIISKPGGITLFETIYSELPILVFNPFLQQEINNADFILNNGIGRILDKNKKYYVDEIKDLIYDDVTLKEMSLNMKKLKKQFDNNTLENILFSFDEQGVCRECM; encoded by the coding sequence ATGAAAGTATTAATTCTTACAGGAAAATTTGGTATGGGGCATTACTCAGCATCAAATTCTTTAAGTGAAGATATAAAAACAAAATTTAATAATTCTGAAATAATAATTAAAGATATATTTGAATATATTATGCCTAACTACTCAGATAGAATGTATAAAACTTTTTCTATTCTTGTAAATCGGGGAAGTAGTCTTTATAATTTATTTTACAAATGTACTGAAAATGGAAAAAAGGATATAAAATTTACCTTTTCAGATTATTTCTTAACTAAATTAGACAAGTTACTTAATGAAATACAACCAACAGTAGTTATTTCAACTTTTCCATTTTGTTCTCAAGTAGTATCAAGATATAAAGAAAAGTATAACTCAAATCTTCCTTTGATAACATGTATAACAGATATAAGTAGCCATTCAGAGTGGATTAGTAAAAATACAGATTGTTACTTAGTAGCTAGTGAATCTACTAAAGAAGAGCTTATTTTAAAAGGAATAGATGAAGATAAAGTAAAAGTTAATGGGATACCTGTAAAAAAAGAATTTAAAAATATAGAACATATAAGTCATTTAGATAAAAAAAACATCCTTATAATGGGTGGGGGATTAGGTTTATTACCTAAGTCAGAACAATTTTATAAAGATCTAAATAGTTTAGAAGGAGTAAAAACTACTGTAATAACTGGCAATAATAAAAAAATGTACTATAAATTGTACAATAGATATGAAAATATTGAGGTTGTAGGTTATACTAACGAAGTATACAAATATATGGAAAATGCCAACCTTATTATTTCTAAACCAGGTGGAATAACATTATTTGAAACAATTTATTCAGAGCTTCCAATATTAGTATTTAATCCATTTTTACAACAAGAGATAAACAATGCTGATTTCATACTAAATAATGGAATTGGAAGAATACTTGACAAAAATAAAAAATACTATGTAGATGAGATAAAAGACTTAATCTATGATGATGTTACACTTAAAGAAATGAGTTTGAATATGAAAAAACTTAAAAAACAGTTTGATAATAATACATTAGAAAATATTTTATTTTCATTTGATGAACAAGGAGTGTGTAGAGAATGTATGTAG
- a CDS encoding polysaccharide deacetylase family protein yields the protein MYVVGLIIVVALIFLIHSIIPTYYNKLLNKDVLKNMTGKNKIALTFDDGPDKRYTEKLLDVLKENDIKAMFFVVAKNAEKEHEIIKRMLRENHVVGLHSLEHKNAWLYSYNYVKKDFIESKNIMKNLGVDVNYYRPPWGHTNIFSNQFVKKYNLNMILWDVMAEDWSKDSTVEIIVNKLIDRTKENSIICLHDAGENSGGAVGAPERTIEALKIAIPKLKASGFKFVTPERM from the coding sequence ATGTATGTAGTAGGTTTAATTATAGTTGTTGCTTTGATTTTTTTAATCCATTCAATTATACCTACATATTATAATAAACTATTAAATAAAGATGTATTGAAAAATATGACTGGCAAGAATAAAATTGCTCTTACATTTGATGATGGACCAGACAAAAGATATACAGAAAAATTGTTGGATGTACTAAAAGAAAATGATATAAAAGCCATGTTTTTCGTAGTGGCAAAGAATGCTGAAAAAGAGCATGAAATTATAAAAAGAATGTTAAGAGAAAATCATGTAGTTGGCTTACATTCACTAGAACATAAGAATGCATGGCTTTATAGTTATAATTATGTAAAAAAAGATTTTATTGAAAGTAAAAATATAATGAAAAATTTAGGTGTAGATGTAAACTACTATCGTCCACCATGGGGTCATACTAATATATTTTCAAATCAATTTGTTAAAAAGTATAATTTAAATATGATATTATGGGATGTAATGGCAGAAGATTGGAGTAAAGATAGTACAGTAGAGATTATAGTAAATAAGTTAATAGATAGGACAAAAGAAAATTCTATAATTTGTTTACATGATGCAGGAGAAAATTCAGGGGGGGCAGTTGGTGCACCTGAACGTACTATTGAAGCATTAAAGATAGCTATTCCAAAACTTAAAGCCAGTGGTTTTAAATTTGTAACACCAGAAAGGATGTAG
- a CDS encoding flippase-like domain-containing protein, producing the protein MISKTENKNKCLGSAAFLVLLMGITGYFVFRGQSIESLIKSLKGANPVFILIGFAMMFIYIACEGINIYLGIKALNQKTTFLKCMGYAFVGFYFSSITPSASGGQPAQVYYMKKDDINISYSSLILLVTVVIHQVVVLAYSGIMFIMEREFILNNVRGMNILLIYGVITNVALVVGVIAVIFSKKLVNNFIISITNLLGKLRIIKDVEGSRKVITSQIEEYVKGAQYIKQNPKLVIKILLITIVQITAMFLVPFFVYKAFHLSTYTVFEILAIQSLLNIAVSSLPLPGAVGASENSFMTLFKIFFPGHLLVPAMLLSRGISFYAFVAISGLVCIVAHVKSSEKVKSVKEVIYVR; encoded by the coding sequence ATGATAAGTAAAACTGAAAATAAAAATAAGTGTCTAGGTAGTGCAGCCTTCTTAGTTTTACTAATGGGCATAACTGGATACTTTGTTTTTAGAGGTCAATCAATTGAATCTTTAATAAAATCATTAAAAGGTGCGAATCCTGTATTTATATTAATTGGGTTTGCAATGATGTTTATATATATTGCTTGCGAAGGTATAAATATATATTTAGGTATAAAGGCTTTAAATCAAAAAACTACTTTTTTAAAATGTATGGGATATGCATTTGTTGGGTTTTATTTTAGCTCAATTACACCTTCAGCTTCTGGAGGTCAACCAGCACAAGTTTATTATATGAAGAAGGATGATATAAATATATCTTATTCTTCGCTTATATTATTAGTCACTGTTGTCATTCATCAAGTTGTTGTATTGGCATATAGTGGAATAATGTTCATTATGGAACGTGAATTTATACTAAATAATGTAAGAGGTATGAACATTTTATTGATATATGGTGTAATAACGAATGTTGCTCTTGTTGTTGGAGTAATTGCAGTTATATTTTCAAAAAAATTAGTAAATAACTTCATAATATCCATAACAAATTTATTAGGAAAACTAAGAATAATAAAAGATGTTGAAGGTTCGAGAAAAGTTATAACTTCTCAAATTGAAGAATATGTTAAAGGTGCACAATATATAAAACAAAATCCAAAGTTAGTAATTAAGATTTTACTTATAACTATTGTGCAAATAACAGCTATGTTTTTAGTACCATTCTTTGTATACAAAGCTTTCCATCTATCAACATATACTGTATTTGAAATATTAGCAATACAATCATTACTTAATATTGCTGTTTCGTCTTTACCATTACCAGGAGCTGTTGGAGCGTCTGAAAATAGTTTTATGACTTTATTTAAGATATTTTTCCCAGGTCATTTACTAGTTCCAGCGATGTTACTTAGCAGAGGAATAAGCTTTTATGCATTTGTTGCTATAAGTGGTTTAGTATGTATTGTGGCACATGTTAAGTCTTCTGAAAAAGTAAAATCAGTAAAAGAAGTTATTTATGTAAGATAG
- a CDS encoding response regulator transcription factor, which yields MNKEIPKKILVADDNPEIREIVEILLTGEGYKVVMATNGEEAVNLVDSTIDLIILDVVMPVKTGFVACNEIREKTTAPILFLTAKTQDSDKVIGFSAGGDDYLSKPFSYSELISRVKSLLRRYYIYQGKEKNRESNILQTKELCVNLDTQDVTLEGEPIFLTTIEYSILVLMLKNRKKVFSSENIYESIWDEQYFYTANNTIMVHIRNLRKKLEKDQKNPQYVKTAWGKGYYID from the coding sequence ATGAATAAAGAGATTCCAAAAAAAATTTTAGTAGCTGATGATAATCCAGAAATTAGGGAAATCGTAGAAATACTTTTGACTGGTGAAGGTTATAAAGTTGTTATGGCGACGAACGGAGAAGAAGCCGTAAACTTAGTAGATAGTACGATTGATTTGATTATTTTGGATGTTGTTATGCCAGTAAAGACAGGGTTTGTTGCATGTAATGAGATTAGAGAAAAAACAACAGCTCCAATATTATTTCTAACTGCAAAAACTCAAGATTCCGACAAGGTTATTGGGTTTTCAGCAGGAGGAGATGACTATTTATCAAAGCCTTTTTCATATTCTGAGTTAATTTCAAGAGTTAAGTCACTACTTAGACGTTATTATATATATCAGGGGAAGGAAAAGAATAGAGAGTCAAACATATTGCAGACAAAAGAACTCTGTGTAAATTTAGATACTCAAGATGTTACATTGGAGGGAGAACCTATATTTTTGACAACTATAGAGTATAGTATATTAGTTCTTATGTTAAAAAATAGAAAAAAAGTTTTCTCGTCTGAAAATATATATGAAAGTATTTGGGATGAGCAATATTTTTATACAGCAAATAATACTATAATGGTACATATTAGAAACTTAAGAAAAAAACTAGAAAAAGATCAGAAAAATCCACAATATGTAAAAACTGCATGGGGAAAGGGGTACTATATTGATTAG